The genomic segment AAAATGGAGCGTGGGCGTGGCAATCCACCGTTGACTTGGAGCAGTAGTCGGGCTTGTAGCGCTCGGTGCAATCCTAGCCGTTGATAAAATAAACGCATTCACGGACGCGATTAAATTTGAAGCGGTCACATTGCTAGCATTTAGTAGTTTAGATTAGAATAACACCACTTCGTATATGTTTCGTTTTTAATAATTGGACACATTAAAGTCAAACCTAACCAGAATATATTATTTGACACCAAGTCTTTTTATTTCATCCAATAGAACATTTAGAATACTGAAAGTGGGAGTTGGAGTAAAGTGACTCAGAACTTGACATAGGAACACAGATAGTGTCAAACCAGAAAGGGTACAAGTCTAGGATCTGTAAGGTGAGGAAGACCAGTGCGAGCTCCCAAAGCTCGGCAGCTGCAACCAGCCTGCAAATATAAAGCTAATTGTTACGAAGATCGGaatgaaaattttatgtgtTCCATTTGGAAAACAACGGGTTTCGGACTGAAGGTGATGGTTCGATGAGgttggaaaaaaacattggaaacaAGGGCCATTTATACGAGTCTCAAACTAATGGTAACCAGGGAATTCACATGGCGGCTCAAAAGTTCGAGTTTGGTCTGGGTTTTGCCTCGGTTTTCCAAAACATTCCAAGATTCACATTATCTAATGTAATGTTGAAGTTTCATATGCATTGGTTGgtttaaacaaaacagagaagttCAGTTTTGAAGAGTTACCACTTGAGCAGCGAATGGTAACATTTTCTCTGGGGGCATGCCAGCGCATATGGCTACAAAACAAGGAAACAAGTAGAGGTCGGTCAGTTTTGGGTTTTGAGTTCTGTTTTCTGAGGGAGTGTACAGGAATCTTTGCAAATCTTTTACCATATAGAACGGCTCCTATGAATGCATCCCCAGCACCGGTGGTGTCAAGAAGCTCGTCTGGAGGAATTTTCTCTGCTGTTCCGAGAAACAATCTTCCACTCACTGTTCCTATCCCGTCGGCCTTCAACTTTGTTGTCTCCTGCATGAAAATGTGTGGATGGTTGGATTGTCTTCATTTAGGTGAGACGTTCTTTAAGGAGCTATAACTTTTAGTTACCGATGAAACGCATGTTGGAAATGTTGTGGTTGAGTCTTTTCTATGTGTCAGTGTCTCCACCAAGCTCTCGATATCCGTCTCCTGAGATTGTAATACTTCTGCTGAACTCGacaaagacaaaagatattCATGACCTGGGAAAAGGATAATGCAAGACGTTTTGATTTCTAGTGAGTGACATGAAGTCTCAAGTTTTGTACCTTTTGAAGCTCTTTCAAGCATTAAGCATCCTTCTTCACCTAATGTCACGATCACAAATTTCAGTTTTGGCAATCTCAACAACATGGAAATGAGTGCACCAGGAGTTGAAGACGCCTCTGTCCATACCTGCACAATGTGAGAGACTAAGAACGTGTGGCCTTAAATGCTGAGAAAAGATGCCGGAAAACGAAGAACAAACCGAGACTAACTTGCCTGAGGGAATTTTGCTGTGCAGACAACGTAATCGGCGAATTGCAAGAGATCATCTAAtccatctcttttcttctctgcaTCAACTAGAATAGGTATCTTCTTGCGACCTGCCTGCTCTGGATAAAAGCAACAAGCACAGAAGGAAATGAACATGTAGGTTGTGTGGCATATTATGTTTTTGTAgacaaaagataaaagagataaTCTTGTGAAATCCTCATACATCATGAACTTCGTGACGACTACTCTTACAAATCAATTTACTATTTGCATGACTAATAAACCCTTGTTTTGGTGTGCTTGGGGGAAATCAAGAAACTTGTGAAGCCTAAAAACTCATTAGAAAGGGTAAAGAGATGCATGCTTACCTCTTTTGCAATCACCAAGGCCGTTTCGTGTAATCTTACATCAAAGTATACAATGTTTGCTCTGTCTAGAGCTGATAACATACTAGATTGAGAAAGGTCAGCCGGTAACATGGGTGGGTCTCCTGGCGTGTGAATACAAGTACGGGTTTTTCTGAAAAACATAACCATTGAAGATCTGATTATATGCAGACAAATCAATTCCAAGCTTACAAGAACCATTTCATTATATAGCAGTCAGATTAAATATTGCTTGAATACTTAACTAGTAG from the Camelina sativa cultivar DH55 chromosome 12, Cs, whole genome shotgun sequence genome contains:
- the LOC104730460 gene encoding ketohexokinase isoform X4, which codes for MSHLRLPPDTHMAPHSTSLCFSGTLCFTRLPPLPLFSSSALSLPVSRQFTRSIRMSSSSSSIDSVPSPPDNAIVLGCGGIAVDFLATVDSYPQPDDKIRSTSLKVQGGGNAANALTCAARLGLTSRLISKVANDSQGKGMLEELEEDGVDTSFLVVSKEGNSPFTYIIVDKQTKTRTCIHTPGDPPMLPADLSQSSMLSALDRANIVYFDVRLHETALVIAKEAGRKKIPILVDAEKKRDGLDDLLQFADYVVCTAKFPQVWTEASSTPGALISMLLRLPKLKFVIVTLGEEGCLMLERASKEVLQSQETDIESLVETLTHRKDSTTTFPTCVSSETTKLKADGIGTVSGRLFLGTAEKIPPDELLDTTGAGDAFIGAVLYAICAGMPPEKMLPFAAQVAGCSCRALGARTGLPHLTDPRLVPFLV
- the LOC104730460 gene encoding ketohexokinase isoform X2, which encodes MSHLRLPPDTHMAPHSTSLCFSGTLCFTRLPPLPLFSSSALSLPVSRQFTSFRSIRMSSSSSSIDSVPSPPDNAIVLGCGGIAVDFLATVDSYPQPDDKIRSTSLKVQGGGNAANALTCAARLGLTSRLISKVANDSQGKGMLEELEEDGVDTSFLVVSKEGNSPFTYIIVDKQTKTRTCIHTPGDPPMLPADLSQSSMLSALDRANIVYFDVRLHETALVIAKEAGRKKIPILVDAEKKRDGLDDLLQFADYVVCTAKFPQVWTEASSTPGALISMLLRLPKLKFVIVTLGEEGCLMLERASKEVLQSQETDIESLVETLTHRKDSTTTFPTCVSSETTKLKADGIGTVSGRLFLGTAEKIPPDELLDTTGAGDAFIGAVLYAICAGMPPEKMLPFAAQVAGCSCRALGARTGLPHLTDPRLVPFLV
- the LOC104730460 gene encoding ketohexokinase isoform X5, encoding MSHLRLPPDTHMAPHSTSLCFSGTLCFTRLPPLPLFSSSALSLPVSRQFTRMSSSSSSIDSVPSPPDNAIVLGCGGIAVDFLATVDSYPQPDDKIRSTSLKVQGGGNAANALTCAARLGLTSRLISKVANDSQGKGMLEELEEDGVDTSFLVVSKEGNSPFTYIIVDKQTKTRTCIHTPGDPPMLPADLSQSSMLSALDRANIVYFDVRLHETALVIAKEAGRKKIPILVDAEKKRDGLDDLLQFADYVVCTAKFPQVWTEASSTPGALISMLLRLPKLKFVIVTLGEEGCLMLERASKAEVLQSQETDIESLVETLTHRKDSTTTFPTCVSSETTKLKADGIGTVSGRLFLGTAEKIPPDELLDTTGAGDAFIGAVLYAICAGMPPEKMLPFAAQVAGCSCRALGARTGLPHLTDPRLVPFLV
- the LOC104730460 gene encoding ketohexokinase isoform X3; protein product: MSHLRLPPDTHMAPHSTSLCFSGTLCFTRLPPLPLFSSSALSLPVSRQFTRSIRMSSSSSSIDSVPSPPDNAIVLGCGGIAVDFLATVDSYPQPDDKIRSTSLKVQGGGNAANALTCAARLGLTSRLISKVANDSQGKGMLEELEEDGVDTSFLVVSKEGNSPFTYIIVDKQTKTRTCIHTPGDPPMLPADLSQSSMLSALDRANIVYFDVRLHETALVIAKEAGRKKIPILVDAEKKRDGLDDLLQFADYVVCTAKFPQVWTEASSTPGALISMLLRLPKLKFVIVTLGEEGCLMLERASKAEVLQSQETDIESLVETLTHRKDSTTTFPTCVSSETTKLKADGIGTVSGRLFLGTAEKIPPDELLDTTGAGDAFIGAVLYAICAGMPPEKMLPFAAQVAGCSCRALGARTGLPHLTDPRLVPFLV
- the LOC104730460 gene encoding ketohexokinase isoform X1, with the protein product MSHLRLPPDTHMAPHSTSLCFSGTLCFTRLPPLPLFSSSALSLPVSRQFTSFRSIRMSSSSSSIDSVPSPPDNAIVLGCGGIAVDFLATVDSYPQPDDKIRSTSLKVQGGGNAANALTCAARLGLTSRLISKVANDSQGKGMLEELEEDGVDTSFLVVSKEGNSPFTYIIVDKQTKTRTCIHTPGDPPMLPADLSQSSMLSALDRANIVYFDVRLHETALVIAKEAGRKKIPILVDAEKKRDGLDDLLQFADYVVCTAKFPQVWTEASSTPGALISMLLRLPKLKFVIVTLGEEGCLMLERASKAEVLQSQETDIESLVETLTHRKDSTTTFPTCVSSETTKLKADGIGTVSGRLFLGTAEKIPPDELLDTTGAGDAFIGAVLYAICAGMPPEKMLPFAAQVAGCSCRALGARTGLPHLTDPRLVPFLV